Within the Candidatus Rokuibacteriota bacterium genome, the region GCCCTTGAAGGCCTTGATCGAGTCCTCGACGAAGCCTGCCTCGTTCAGCGTGTCCGTGTGTATCGCGACCTGCACGTCCATCTCCTCGGCCACGGAGAGGCAGGCGTCGATGGCGGCGGGCGTCGTGCCCCAGTCCTCGTGGAGCTTGAGCCCGATGGCGCCCGCGGACACCTGCTCGCGCAGCGGGTCGAGCCTCGAGGCGTTCCCCTTCCCGAGGAAGCCCAGGTTGATCGGCAGGCCGTCCGAGGCTTCGAGCATCCGGTGGATGTTCCACGCTCCCGCGGAGCAGGTCGTGGCGTTGGTGCCGGTCGCGGGGCCCGTGCCGCCGCCGATGAGAGTCGTCAGCCCGGCCGAGAGCGCCTCGTCGACGAGCTGAGGGCAGATGAAGTGGATGTGGCTGTCGATGCCGCCCGCGGTGACGATGCGTCCTTCGCCCGCGATGACCTCCGTCGAGGCGCCGACGATCATGCCGGGCGTAACGCCGGCCTGGATGTCGGGGTTGCCGGCCTTGCCCACGCCGACGATGCGGCCGCCGCGGACGCCGATGTCGCACTTGACGATGCCCCAGTGGTCGAGGACGAGGGCGTTGGTGATGACGAGGTCGAGGACTCCATCCGCGGCGGTGGCGCGCGCCGACTGGCCCATGCCGTCGCGGATGACCTTGCCGCCGCCGAACTTGATCTCGTCGCCGTAGACCGTGAAGTCCTTTTCGACCTCGATGAGGATGTCCGTGTCCGCGAGCCTGACGCGGTCACCCACGGTCGGACCGTAGAGGTCCGCGTACTGGCGCCGGGGCAGCCGGAGACTCATGGCCTCACGCCCCCTGGAAGCCGGCCTGGGCGGCCTTCTTCACCGCGGCGTCTCGGCGCGCCGCGTCCACCCTGCCGTCGGCGAGCGCGTTGAGACCGTGGACCTCCCGCGCGCCGGCCAGCTCCACGAGCGTCACCGCTTTCTCATCACCCGGCTCGAACCTGACGGCGGTGCCAGCGGGCACGTTGAGCCTCATGCCCCAGGCCTTCGCCCGCTCGAAGCGGAGCGCGCGGTTGGCCTCGAAGAAGTGAAAGTGCGAGCCGACCTGGATGGGCCGGTCTCCCGTGTTCGCCACCGTCAGTAGGACGGTGCGCCGGCCCGCATTCGCCTCGATGTCGCCGTCGCCGAGGATGTACTCGCCTGGGATCATCTCTGCCCCGCTATCGGATGGGATGGTGGATCGTGACCAGCTTCGTGCCGTCGGGGAAGGTACCCTCGACCTGCACCTCCTCGAGCATCTCCGGCACGCCGTCCATGACGTCGTCCCGCTTGAGGACGGTAATGCCGAAGGCCATGAGCTCGGACACGCTCCTTCCGTCGCGGACACCTTCGAGCACCTCGGCGGTGATGAGGGCCAGCGCCTCGGGGTAGTTCAGCTTGAGGCCGCGCCCCCGCCGCCTGCGCGCCACCTCGGCGGCCGTGAAGATCAGCAGCTTGTCCTGCTCTCGGGGTGTCAGGTGCATGGCCGGATGATCTTACGTCAAACCGTCAGGTGTTGTCTCACCACATCGTGGCGCAGCTCGGAGGTCGAACCGCTCGCGACGATGGCGCCCTTGCGCATGATGGCGTAGGAGCCGGCCAGACGCCAGGCGAACTCGAGGTACTGCTCGACCAGGAGGACGGCGATGCCGCGCTCCTTGATGCGCTGGATGGCGTCTTCGATCTGGAGTATCACGTTCGGCTGG harbors:
- a CDS encoding urease subunit beta, with product MIPGEYILGDGDIEANAGRRTVLLTVANTGDRPIQVGSHFHFFEANRALRFERAKAWGMRLNVPAGTAVRFEPGDEKAVTLVELAGAREVHGLNALADGRVDAARRDAAVKKAAQAGFQGA
- a CDS encoding urease subunit gamma, yielding MHLTPREQDKLLIFTAAEVARRRRGRGLKLNYPEALALITAEVLEGVRDGRSVSELMAFGITVLKRDDVMDGVPEMLEEVQVEGTFPDGTKLVTIHHPIR